One Bombus pyrosoma isolate SC7728 linkage group LG9, ASM1482585v1, whole genome shotgun sequence genomic window carries:
- the LOC122570662 gene encoding uncharacterized protein LOC122570662 isoform X4, producing the protein MHCEPITVILAGVEAPELAAILGFVYTGSATVPRPRLNAFLHAAEALHIRLPPVPVVMTCTQADCKQEDIKDVKISPKYLQCDQYPRCDRWCHPRRNQDGDSAGKEESYPAIESLQTAREIRPLPESMNFAGSRYGPRPSRYCSTTWPVAPFPSAAQEKTIHGLDQRMDKDKLNQTDVSRYQPISVVPRIDRISDVASAHSENPFVGCDSSEKARQQEFCFSRSLYDLRSMQLDPLEARMKGDHDRFQATNEEDTSGRILSTYGSCFEQERIPVDRLSVIRSRIDPCQGKTVALQLPASTRSYENLDVGEDLTCRDHCFVWKSPRRQVANRVIASPWKQTVRPYHLPKLQPIVLQPHVDDAKTGENLRVPEVTRSPAISASPNRQLPKCSTSADHYYGIEVPTTHEVTYNNDKKLLEASSTLGPRPQELYSSQIASLTIGQITPSLNNDARNNQTIVQSQNNVISTTTRSLPSTSENSRMNINRKGSYFGQALPQSPQKLEISHPVSRLCDTIESIGKIDRFANVEAEKLENETRIEDKLAERVIINSDNNNNDAVVSQDGVQRGKGAQENHRCDQCGKTFVTKASLKVHVRTHSGEKPFRCTDCGKQFSQLRNYKYHRSVHEGTREFAATCPECGKYFNDRGYLSSHMKIHRNRKEYGCAECGKSFNQRVAYNMHVRIHTGVKPHQCEQCGKAFSRKMLLKQHLRTHSGERPYQCQVCQKAFADRSNMTLHTRLHSGLKPYQCTLCSKAFTKKHHLKTHLNYHTGTKPYSCPNCGLRFSQSSNMRTHFKKCTVSNPIEAKDSQMEGTVIDSSKVIQARIISRTPTDTLTPPNSDQELSILTPISKSNGIEGIGT; encoded by the exons ATGCATTGCGAGCCCATCACAGTGATCCTGGCCGGGGTAGAGGCACCAGAATTGGCGGCGATCCTCGGTTTCGTGTACACAGGAAGTGCGACGGTACCTCGTCCGCGTCTGAATGCGTTTCTACACGCGGCCGAAGCCCTCCACATTAGACTTCCGCCGGTGCCTGTCGTGATGACCTGTACGCAGGCTGACTGCAAGCAGGAAGACATCAAGGACGTGAAGATCAGTCCAAAGTACCTTCAGTGCGACCAGTATCCGCGCTGTGACCGCTGGTGCCATCCACGTAGGAATCAAGATGGAGATTCCGCGGGCAAGGAGGAATCCTATCCGGCGATCGAGTCCTTGCAAACCGCAAGAGAAATCAGACCGCTTCCTGAATCGATGAACTTTGCCGGATCGAGATATGGACCAAGACCAAGTAGATATTGCTCTACAACGTGGCCCGTTGCTCCTTTCCCGAGCGCGGCTCAAGAAAAGACTATTCACGGTCTAGATCAACGTATGGATAAGGACAAGTTGAATCAGACAGATGTCAGTCGGTATCAACCGATCAGCGTGGTTCCTAGGATCGATAGGATTAGCGACGTAGCCAGTGCACACTCGGAAAATCCGTTTGTCGGTTGCGATTCTTCGGAAAAGGCTCGTCAGCAGGAATTTTGCTTTTCCAGGAGCTTGTACGATCTTCGTAGCATGCAGTTGGATCCACTCGAGGCGAGAATGAAAGGTGACCACGATCGTTTTCAGGCTACGAACGAAGAAGATACCTCCGGGAGAATTTTATCCACATACGGTAGCTGTTTCGAGCAAGAGAGGATTCCTGTTGATCGTCTCAGTGTAATTCGTTCTCGAATCGATCCCTGTCAGGGCAAAACCGTAGCTCTACAGTTACCTGCAAGTACTAGATCGTACGAAAATTTGGACGTTGGTGAAGATTTGACTTGTCGTGATCACTGTTTCGTCTGGAAGTCGCCGAGAAGACAAGTGGCTAATAGAGTCATAGCCTCGCCGTGGAAGCAAACTGTCAGGCCTTACCATTTGCCCAAGTTGCAGCCGATAGTCCTTCAGCCCCACGTCGACGATGCC AAAACCGGGGAAAATCTACGTGTGCCAGAAGTCACGCGATCTCCAGCGATCTCTGCCAGTCCTAATCGACAGCTCCCCAAATGTTCGACGTCTGCGGATCATTATTATGGTATCGAAGTTCCTACCACCCACGAAGTTACGTACAATAACGATAAGAAGTTACTGGAAGCGAGCTCTACTTTGGGACCGAGGCCTCAAGAATTATATTCATCTCAAATTGCATCGTTGACGATCGGTCAAATCACTCCATCGTTGAATAACGATGCCAGAAACAACCAGACTATCGTACAATCTcaaaataacgtaatttctACGACAACTAGATCGTTGCCAAGTACCTCAGAGAATAGTCGTATGAATATCAATAGAAAGGGTAGTTATTTCGGTCAAGCGTTACCTCAGTCGCCGCAGAAGCTGGAAATTTCTCATCCTGTTAGCAGATTGTGCGATACGATCGAGTCGATCGgtaaaatcgatcgtttcgccAACGTGGAAGCCGAGAAGCTGGAGAACGAGACGAGGATCGAGGATAAACTCGCTGAAAGAGTTATTATCAAcagtgataataataataacgatgcTGTAGTTAGTCAGGACGGTGTTCAACGCGGCAAAGGAGCGCAAGAGAATCATAGGTGCGATCAGTGTGGCAAGACTTTCGTTACCAAAGCTTCCCTGAAG GTGCACGTTAGAACGCACTCAGGGGAGAAGCCATTCCGTTGTACCGACTGCGGCAAACAATTCTCCCAACTACGAAATTACAAGTACCACCGAAGCGTTCACGAGGGCACCAGGGAATTCGCAGCCACCTGTCCAGAATGTGGCAAATACTTCAACGACCGCGGCTACCTGAGCTCCCATATGAAGATTCATCGTAACCGTAAGGAGTATGGCTGTGCGGAATGTGGCAAGAGTTTCAATCAGCGGGTCGCCTACAACATGCACGTTAGAATCCACACTGGAGTGAAACCGCATCAGTGTGAACAGTGTGGAAAAGCATTTTCCAGGAAGATGTTGTTGAAGCAACATCTTAGAACCCATTCGGGAGAACGGCCATATCAGTGTCAGGTCTGCCAGAAAGCCTTCGCTGATAGATCGAACATGACGTTACACACGAGATTACATTCCGGTTTAAAGCCTTATCAATGCACGTTATGTTCGAAGGCGTTCACGAAGAAGCATCACCTAAAGACTCATCTGAATTACCATACAGGAACTAAACCGTATTCCTGTCCAAACTGTGGCTTGAGATTTTCTCAAAGTAGCAACATGAGGACTCATTTCAAGAAGTGTACCGTTAGTAATCCGATAGAAGCAAAGGATTCGCAGATGGAAGGTACTGTGATAGATTCTTCGAAGGTTATACAAGCAAGAATAATATCGAGGACACCTACAGATACATTAACGCCTCCAAATTCTGACCAGGAATTAAGCATTCTAACGCCGATTTCGAAAAGCAACGGAATAGAAGGGATTGGTACGTAG
- the LOC122570662 gene encoding uncharacterized protein LOC122570662 isoform X1 translates to MMGEVIRVSGRAPDVGEFLKEAMLSQRFADVALCCTGGQRFLAHRLVLSAASPYLQEVLLAHSRTSMHCEPITVILAGVEAPELAAILGFVYTGSATVPRPRLNAFLHAAEALHIRLPPVPVVMTCTQADCKQEDIKDVKISPKYLQCDQYPRCDRWCHPRRNQDGDSAGKEESYPAIESLQTAREIRPLPESMNFAGSRYGPRPSRYCSTTWPVAPFPSAAQEKTIHGLDQRMDKDKLNQTDVSRYQPISVVPRIDRISDVASAHSENPFVGCDSSEKARQQEFCFSRSLYDLRSMQLDPLEARMKGDHDRFQATNEEDTSGRILSTYGSCFEQERIPVDRLSVIRSRIDPCQGKTVALQLPASTRSYENLDVGEDLTCRDHCFVWKSPRRQVANRVIASPWKQTVRPYHLPKLQPIVLQPHVDDAKTGENLRVPEVTRSPAISASPNRQLPKCSTSADHYYGIEVPTTHEVTYNNDKKLLEASSTLGPRPQELYSSQIASLTIGQITPSLNNDARNNQTIVQSQNNVISTTTRSLPSTSENSRMNINRKGSYFGQALPQSPQKLEISHPVSRLCDTIESIGKIDRFANVEAEKLENETRIEDKLAERVIINSDNNNNDAVVSQDGVQRGKGAQENHRCDQCGKTFVTKASLKVHVRTHSGEKPFRCTDCGKQFSQLRNYKYHRSVHEGTREFAATCPECGKYFNDRGYLSSHMKIHRNRKEYGCAECGKSFNQRVAYNMHVRIHTGVKPHQCEQCGKAFSRKMLLKQHLRTHSGERPYQCQVCQKAFADRSNMTLHTRLHSGLKPYQCTLCSKAFTKKHHLKTHLNYHTGTKPYSCPNCGLRFSQSSNMRTHFKKCTVSNPIEAKDSQMEGTVIDSSKVIQARIISRTPTDTLTPPNSDQELSILTPISKSNGIEGIGT, encoded by the exons GAAGTGTTACTGGCGCACAGTAGAACGTCGATGCATTGCGAGCCCATCACAGTGATCCTGGCCGGGGTAGAGGCACCAGAATTGGCGGCGATCCTCGGTTTCGTGTACACAGGAAGTGCGACGGTACCTCGTCCGCGTCTGAATGCGTTTCTACACGCGGCCGAAGCCCTCCACATTAGACTTCCGCCGGTGCCTGTCGTGATGACCTGTACGCAGGCTGACTGCAAGCAGGAAGACATCAAGGACGTGAAGATCAGTCCAAAGTACCTTCAGTGCGACCAGTATCCGCGCTGTGACCGCTGGTGCCATCCACGTAGGAATCAAGATGGAGATTCCGCGGGCAAGGAGGAATCCTATCCGGCGATCGAGTCCTTGCAAACCGCAAGAGAAATCAGACCGCTTCCTGAATCGATGAACTTTGCCGGATCGAGATATGGACCAAGACCAAGTAGATATTGCTCTACAACGTGGCCCGTTGCTCCTTTCCCGAGCGCGGCTCAAGAAAAGACTATTCACGGTCTAGATCAACGTATGGATAAGGACAAGTTGAATCAGACAGATGTCAGTCGGTATCAACCGATCAGCGTGGTTCCTAGGATCGATAGGATTAGCGACGTAGCCAGTGCACACTCGGAAAATCCGTTTGTCGGTTGCGATTCTTCGGAAAAGGCTCGTCAGCAGGAATTTTGCTTTTCCAGGAGCTTGTACGATCTTCGTAGCATGCAGTTGGATCCACTCGAGGCGAGAATGAAAGGTGACCACGATCGTTTTCAGGCTACGAACGAAGAAGATACCTCCGGGAGAATTTTATCCACATACGGTAGCTGTTTCGAGCAAGAGAGGATTCCTGTTGATCGTCTCAGTGTAATTCGTTCTCGAATCGATCCCTGTCAGGGCAAAACCGTAGCTCTACAGTTACCTGCAAGTACTAGATCGTACGAAAATTTGGACGTTGGTGAAGATTTGACTTGTCGTGATCACTGTTTCGTCTGGAAGTCGCCGAGAAGACAAGTGGCTAATAGAGTCATAGCCTCGCCGTGGAAGCAAACTGTCAGGCCTTACCATTTGCCCAAGTTGCAGCCGATAGTCCTTCAGCCCCACGTCGACGATGCC AAAACCGGGGAAAATCTACGTGTGCCAGAAGTCACGCGATCTCCAGCGATCTCTGCCAGTCCTAATCGACAGCTCCCCAAATGTTCGACGTCTGCGGATCATTATTATGGTATCGAAGTTCCTACCACCCACGAAGTTACGTACAATAACGATAAGAAGTTACTGGAAGCGAGCTCTACTTTGGGACCGAGGCCTCAAGAATTATATTCATCTCAAATTGCATCGTTGACGATCGGTCAAATCACTCCATCGTTGAATAACGATGCCAGAAACAACCAGACTATCGTACAATCTcaaaataacgtaatttctACGACAACTAGATCGTTGCCAAGTACCTCAGAGAATAGTCGTATGAATATCAATAGAAAGGGTAGTTATTTCGGTCAAGCGTTACCTCAGTCGCCGCAGAAGCTGGAAATTTCTCATCCTGTTAGCAGATTGTGCGATACGATCGAGTCGATCGgtaaaatcgatcgtttcgccAACGTGGAAGCCGAGAAGCTGGAGAACGAGACGAGGATCGAGGATAAACTCGCTGAAAGAGTTATTATCAAcagtgataataataataacgatgcTGTAGTTAGTCAGGACGGTGTTCAACGCGGCAAAGGAGCGCAAGAGAATCATAGGTGCGATCAGTGTGGCAAGACTTTCGTTACCAAAGCTTCCCTGAAG GTGCACGTTAGAACGCACTCAGGGGAGAAGCCATTCCGTTGTACCGACTGCGGCAAACAATTCTCCCAACTACGAAATTACAAGTACCACCGAAGCGTTCACGAGGGCACCAGGGAATTCGCAGCCACCTGTCCAGAATGTGGCAAATACTTCAACGACCGCGGCTACCTGAGCTCCCATATGAAGATTCATCGTAACCGTAAGGAGTATGGCTGTGCGGAATGTGGCAAGAGTTTCAATCAGCGGGTCGCCTACAACATGCACGTTAGAATCCACACTGGAGTGAAACCGCATCAGTGTGAACAGTGTGGAAAAGCATTTTCCAGGAAGATGTTGTTGAAGCAACATCTTAGAACCCATTCGGGAGAACGGCCATATCAGTGTCAGGTCTGCCAGAAAGCCTTCGCTGATAGATCGAACATGACGTTACACACGAGATTACATTCCGGTTTAAAGCCTTATCAATGCACGTTATGTTCGAAGGCGTTCACGAAGAAGCATCACCTAAAGACTCATCTGAATTACCATACAGGAACTAAACCGTATTCCTGTCCAAACTGTGGCTTGAGATTTTCTCAAAGTAGCAACATGAGGACTCATTTCAAGAAGTGTACCGTTAGTAATCCGATAGAAGCAAAGGATTCGCAGATGGAAGGTACTGTGATAGATTCTTCGAAGGTTATACAAGCAAGAATAATATCGAGGACACCTACAGATACATTAACGCCTCCAAATTCTGACCAGGAATTAAGCATTCTAACGCCGATTTCGAAAAGCAACGGAATAGAAGGGATTGGTACGTAG
- the LOC122570662 gene encoding uncharacterized protein LOC122570662 isoform X2 — MTYDFLLSVHQTVKISFQICRYNREVLLAHSRTSMHCEPITVILAGVEAPELAAILGFVYTGSATVPRPRLNAFLHAAEALHIRLPPVPVVMTCTQADCKQEDIKDVKISPKYLQCDQYPRCDRWCHPRRNQDGDSAGKEESYPAIESLQTAREIRPLPESMNFAGSRYGPRPSRYCSTTWPVAPFPSAAQEKTIHGLDQRMDKDKLNQTDVSRYQPISVVPRIDRISDVASAHSENPFVGCDSSEKARQQEFCFSRSLYDLRSMQLDPLEARMKGDHDRFQATNEEDTSGRILSTYGSCFEQERIPVDRLSVIRSRIDPCQGKTVALQLPASTRSYENLDVGEDLTCRDHCFVWKSPRRQVANRVIASPWKQTVRPYHLPKLQPIVLQPHVDDAKTGENLRVPEVTRSPAISASPNRQLPKCSTSADHYYGIEVPTTHEVTYNNDKKLLEASSTLGPRPQELYSSQIASLTIGQITPSLNNDARNNQTIVQSQNNVISTTTRSLPSTSENSRMNINRKGSYFGQALPQSPQKLEISHPVSRLCDTIESIGKIDRFANVEAEKLENETRIEDKLAERVIINSDNNNNDAVVSQDGVQRGKGAQENHRCDQCGKTFVTKASLKVHVRTHSGEKPFRCTDCGKQFSQLRNYKYHRSVHEGTREFAATCPECGKYFNDRGYLSSHMKIHRNRKEYGCAECGKSFNQRVAYNMHVRIHTGVKPHQCEQCGKAFSRKMLLKQHLRTHSGERPYQCQVCQKAFADRSNMTLHTRLHSGLKPYQCTLCSKAFTKKHHLKTHLNYHTGTKPYSCPNCGLRFSQSSNMRTHFKKCTVSNPIEAKDSQMEGTVIDSSKVIQARIISRTPTDTLTPPNSDQELSILTPISKSNGIEGIGT; from the exons GAAGTGTTACTGGCGCACAGTAGAACGTCGATGCATTGCGAGCCCATCACAGTGATCCTGGCCGGGGTAGAGGCACCAGAATTGGCGGCGATCCTCGGTTTCGTGTACACAGGAAGTGCGACGGTACCTCGTCCGCGTCTGAATGCGTTTCTACACGCGGCCGAAGCCCTCCACATTAGACTTCCGCCGGTGCCTGTCGTGATGACCTGTACGCAGGCTGACTGCAAGCAGGAAGACATCAAGGACGTGAAGATCAGTCCAAAGTACCTTCAGTGCGACCAGTATCCGCGCTGTGACCGCTGGTGCCATCCACGTAGGAATCAAGATGGAGATTCCGCGGGCAAGGAGGAATCCTATCCGGCGATCGAGTCCTTGCAAACCGCAAGAGAAATCAGACCGCTTCCTGAATCGATGAACTTTGCCGGATCGAGATATGGACCAAGACCAAGTAGATATTGCTCTACAACGTGGCCCGTTGCTCCTTTCCCGAGCGCGGCTCAAGAAAAGACTATTCACGGTCTAGATCAACGTATGGATAAGGACAAGTTGAATCAGACAGATGTCAGTCGGTATCAACCGATCAGCGTGGTTCCTAGGATCGATAGGATTAGCGACGTAGCCAGTGCACACTCGGAAAATCCGTTTGTCGGTTGCGATTCTTCGGAAAAGGCTCGTCAGCAGGAATTTTGCTTTTCCAGGAGCTTGTACGATCTTCGTAGCATGCAGTTGGATCCACTCGAGGCGAGAATGAAAGGTGACCACGATCGTTTTCAGGCTACGAACGAAGAAGATACCTCCGGGAGAATTTTATCCACATACGGTAGCTGTTTCGAGCAAGAGAGGATTCCTGTTGATCGTCTCAGTGTAATTCGTTCTCGAATCGATCCCTGTCAGGGCAAAACCGTAGCTCTACAGTTACCTGCAAGTACTAGATCGTACGAAAATTTGGACGTTGGTGAAGATTTGACTTGTCGTGATCACTGTTTCGTCTGGAAGTCGCCGAGAAGACAAGTGGCTAATAGAGTCATAGCCTCGCCGTGGAAGCAAACTGTCAGGCCTTACCATTTGCCCAAGTTGCAGCCGATAGTCCTTCAGCCCCACGTCGACGATGCC AAAACCGGGGAAAATCTACGTGTGCCAGAAGTCACGCGATCTCCAGCGATCTCTGCCAGTCCTAATCGACAGCTCCCCAAATGTTCGACGTCTGCGGATCATTATTATGGTATCGAAGTTCCTACCACCCACGAAGTTACGTACAATAACGATAAGAAGTTACTGGAAGCGAGCTCTACTTTGGGACCGAGGCCTCAAGAATTATATTCATCTCAAATTGCATCGTTGACGATCGGTCAAATCACTCCATCGTTGAATAACGATGCCAGAAACAACCAGACTATCGTACAATCTcaaaataacgtaatttctACGACAACTAGATCGTTGCCAAGTACCTCAGAGAATAGTCGTATGAATATCAATAGAAAGGGTAGTTATTTCGGTCAAGCGTTACCTCAGTCGCCGCAGAAGCTGGAAATTTCTCATCCTGTTAGCAGATTGTGCGATACGATCGAGTCGATCGgtaaaatcgatcgtttcgccAACGTGGAAGCCGAGAAGCTGGAGAACGAGACGAGGATCGAGGATAAACTCGCTGAAAGAGTTATTATCAAcagtgataataataataacgatgcTGTAGTTAGTCAGGACGGTGTTCAACGCGGCAAAGGAGCGCAAGAGAATCATAGGTGCGATCAGTGTGGCAAGACTTTCGTTACCAAAGCTTCCCTGAAG GTGCACGTTAGAACGCACTCAGGGGAGAAGCCATTCCGTTGTACCGACTGCGGCAAACAATTCTCCCAACTACGAAATTACAAGTACCACCGAAGCGTTCACGAGGGCACCAGGGAATTCGCAGCCACCTGTCCAGAATGTGGCAAATACTTCAACGACCGCGGCTACCTGAGCTCCCATATGAAGATTCATCGTAACCGTAAGGAGTATGGCTGTGCGGAATGTGGCAAGAGTTTCAATCAGCGGGTCGCCTACAACATGCACGTTAGAATCCACACTGGAGTGAAACCGCATCAGTGTGAACAGTGTGGAAAAGCATTTTCCAGGAAGATGTTGTTGAAGCAACATCTTAGAACCCATTCGGGAGAACGGCCATATCAGTGTCAGGTCTGCCAGAAAGCCTTCGCTGATAGATCGAACATGACGTTACACACGAGATTACATTCCGGTTTAAAGCCTTATCAATGCACGTTATGTTCGAAGGCGTTCACGAAGAAGCATCACCTAAAGACTCATCTGAATTACCATACAGGAACTAAACCGTATTCCTGTCCAAACTGTGGCTTGAGATTTTCTCAAAGTAGCAACATGAGGACTCATTTCAAGAAGTGTACCGTTAGTAATCCGATAGAAGCAAAGGATTCGCAGATGGAAGGTACTGTGATAGATTCTTCGAAGGTTATACAAGCAAGAATAATATCGAGGACACCTACAGATACATTAACGCCTCCAAATTCTGACCAGGAATTAAGCATTCTAACGCCGATTTCGAAAAGCAACGGAATAGAAGGGATTGGTACGTAG
- the LOC122570662 gene encoding uncharacterized protein LOC122570662 isoform X3, whose amino-acid sequence MKEVLLAHSRTSMHCEPITVILAGVEAPELAAILGFVYTGSATVPRPRLNAFLHAAEALHIRLPPVPVVMTCTQADCKQEDIKDVKISPKYLQCDQYPRCDRWCHPRRNQDGDSAGKEESYPAIESLQTAREIRPLPESMNFAGSRYGPRPSRYCSTTWPVAPFPSAAQEKTIHGLDQRMDKDKLNQTDVSRYQPISVVPRIDRISDVASAHSENPFVGCDSSEKARQQEFCFSRSLYDLRSMQLDPLEARMKGDHDRFQATNEEDTSGRILSTYGSCFEQERIPVDRLSVIRSRIDPCQGKTVALQLPASTRSYENLDVGEDLTCRDHCFVWKSPRRQVANRVIASPWKQTVRPYHLPKLQPIVLQPHVDDAKTGENLRVPEVTRSPAISASPNRQLPKCSTSADHYYGIEVPTTHEVTYNNDKKLLEASSTLGPRPQELYSSQIASLTIGQITPSLNNDARNNQTIVQSQNNVISTTTRSLPSTSENSRMNINRKGSYFGQALPQSPQKLEISHPVSRLCDTIESIGKIDRFANVEAEKLENETRIEDKLAERVIINSDNNNNDAVVSQDGVQRGKGAQENHRCDQCGKTFVTKASLKVHVRTHSGEKPFRCTDCGKQFSQLRNYKYHRSVHEGTREFAATCPECGKYFNDRGYLSSHMKIHRNRKEYGCAECGKSFNQRVAYNMHVRIHTGVKPHQCEQCGKAFSRKMLLKQHLRTHSGERPYQCQVCQKAFADRSNMTLHTRLHSGLKPYQCTLCSKAFTKKHHLKTHLNYHTGTKPYSCPNCGLRFSQSSNMRTHFKKCTVSNPIEAKDSQMEGTVIDSSKVIQARIISRTPTDTLTPPNSDQELSILTPISKSNGIEGIGT is encoded by the exons GAAGTGTTACTGGCGCACAGTAGAACGTCGATGCATTGCGAGCCCATCACAGTGATCCTGGCCGGGGTAGAGGCACCAGAATTGGCGGCGATCCTCGGTTTCGTGTACACAGGAAGTGCGACGGTACCTCGTCCGCGTCTGAATGCGTTTCTACACGCGGCCGAAGCCCTCCACATTAGACTTCCGCCGGTGCCTGTCGTGATGACCTGTACGCAGGCTGACTGCAAGCAGGAAGACATCAAGGACGTGAAGATCAGTCCAAAGTACCTTCAGTGCGACCAGTATCCGCGCTGTGACCGCTGGTGCCATCCACGTAGGAATCAAGATGGAGATTCCGCGGGCAAGGAGGAATCCTATCCGGCGATCGAGTCCTTGCAAACCGCAAGAGAAATCAGACCGCTTCCTGAATCGATGAACTTTGCCGGATCGAGATATGGACCAAGACCAAGTAGATATTGCTCTACAACGTGGCCCGTTGCTCCTTTCCCGAGCGCGGCTCAAGAAAAGACTATTCACGGTCTAGATCAACGTATGGATAAGGACAAGTTGAATCAGACAGATGTCAGTCGGTATCAACCGATCAGCGTGGTTCCTAGGATCGATAGGATTAGCGACGTAGCCAGTGCACACTCGGAAAATCCGTTTGTCGGTTGCGATTCTTCGGAAAAGGCTCGTCAGCAGGAATTTTGCTTTTCCAGGAGCTTGTACGATCTTCGTAGCATGCAGTTGGATCCACTCGAGGCGAGAATGAAAGGTGACCACGATCGTTTTCAGGCTACGAACGAAGAAGATACCTCCGGGAGAATTTTATCCACATACGGTAGCTGTTTCGAGCAAGAGAGGATTCCTGTTGATCGTCTCAGTGTAATTCGTTCTCGAATCGATCCCTGTCAGGGCAAAACCGTAGCTCTACAGTTACCTGCAAGTACTAGATCGTACGAAAATTTGGACGTTGGTGAAGATTTGACTTGTCGTGATCACTGTTTCGTCTGGAAGTCGCCGAGAAGACAAGTGGCTAATAGAGTCATAGCCTCGCCGTGGAAGCAAACTGTCAGGCCTTACCATTTGCCCAAGTTGCAGCCGATAGTCCTTCAGCCCCACGTCGACGATGCC AAAACCGGGGAAAATCTACGTGTGCCAGAAGTCACGCGATCTCCAGCGATCTCTGCCAGTCCTAATCGACAGCTCCCCAAATGTTCGACGTCTGCGGATCATTATTATGGTATCGAAGTTCCTACCACCCACGAAGTTACGTACAATAACGATAAGAAGTTACTGGAAGCGAGCTCTACTTTGGGACCGAGGCCTCAAGAATTATATTCATCTCAAATTGCATCGTTGACGATCGGTCAAATCACTCCATCGTTGAATAACGATGCCAGAAACAACCAGACTATCGTACAATCTcaaaataacgtaatttctACGACAACTAGATCGTTGCCAAGTACCTCAGAGAATAGTCGTATGAATATCAATAGAAAGGGTAGTTATTTCGGTCAAGCGTTACCTCAGTCGCCGCAGAAGCTGGAAATTTCTCATCCTGTTAGCAGATTGTGCGATACGATCGAGTCGATCGgtaaaatcgatcgtttcgccAACGTGGAAGCCGAGAAGCTGGAGAACGAGACGAGGATCGAGGATAAACTCGCTGAAAGAGTTATTATCAAcagtgataataataataacgatgcTGTAGTTAGTCAGGACGGTGTTCAACGCGGCAAAGGAGCGCAAGAGAATCATAGGTGCGATCAGTGTGGCAAGACTTTCGTTACCAAAGCTTCCCTGAAG GTGCACGTTAGAACGCACTCAGGGGAGAAGCCATTCCGTTGTACCGACTGCGGCAAACAATTCTCCCAACTACGAAATTACAAGTACCACCGAAGCGTTCACGAGGGCACCAGGGAATTCGCAGCCACCTGTCCAGAATGTGGCAAATACTTCAACGACCGCGGCTACCTGAGCTCCCATATGAAGATTCATCGTAACCGTAAGGAGTATGGCTGTGCGGAATGTGGCAAGAGTTTCAATCAGCGGGTCGCCTACAACATGCACGTTAGAATCCACACTGGAGTGAAACCGCATCAGTGTGAACAGTGTGGAAAAGCATTTTCCAGGAAGATGTTGTTGAAGCAACATCTTAGAACCCATTCGGGAGAACGGCCATATCAGTGTCAGGTCTGCCAGAAAGCCTTCGCTGATAGATCGAACATGACGTTACACACGAGATTACATTCCGGTTTAAAGCCTTATCAATGCACGTTATGTTCGAAGGCGTTCACGAAGAAGCATCACCTAAAGACTCATCTGAATTACCATACAGGAACTAAACCGTATTCCTGTCCAAACTGTGGCTTGAGATTTTCTCAAAGTAGCAACATGAGGACTCATTTCAAGAAGTGTACCGTTAGTAATCCGATAGAAGCAAAGGATTCGCAGATGGAAGGTACTGTGATAGATTCTTCGAAGGTTATACAAGCAAGAATAATATCGAGGACACCTACAGATACATTAACGCCTCCAAATTCTGACCAGGAATTAAGCATTCTAACGCCGATTTCGAAAAGCAACGGAATAGAAGGGATTGGTACGTAG